ggACCAAAAGGCTGCCCCCAACAGGGGGAAGAGGATAAATATTTTCAGATGTGCAGGAAAATGctattgttgacatggttgttgtcaACAATGCAATAAAACTGCGGGAGATTCAAGATAGAGTGCTGGCTGATAATGatatatttgaaaatgttaattctgtcagcacaacaactattgctcgagtcctaaagaaacaccaagttacaatgaaacagttatacactgtaccgttagagagaaacagtgaacgggtaaaagagcaaagataccaatatgtccaggtaagacgtctgaggttacgtacacagctatacaaaatatttacagtaaaaaaaaacactagcatttctacagtaaaactgtacactgtttttcagagagtaatggacgtggaagcactggaaagaccacattcatttgtatttatcgatgaagctggatttaaccttgccaaaacacgacgcagaggaaggaatgttataggtcaaagggccactgtggaggttccaggccaaagggggggaaatatcaccatgtgttctgcaatggccaatgatggtttgcttctcaacacaccactcattggcccatacaacacagaaaggcttatagctttcctagaacagctctatgctcagctagtgccagcagaacagggggagccagtaagaaacccccaagtttttgtcatagtttgcgataacgttgcttttcaccactcagcacatcacagatttatggttttgtacctgcctgcatattcacccttcctcaacccaatagaggagtttttctctgcctggaggtggaaagtgtttggtcaccacccacaagaccaaatgtctcttttggaagccatgcgtgccggatgtgaggacacgagtccagaggactgccagggatggataaggcactccagaaggttcttccccaggtgcatggcaagagaaaacattagatgtgatgttgaagaaaacctgtggcctgatgctagagagaggcaggattagcccctcaattatttgtttgaattacagtatgtacttttagtttctaccttttttttctcattactgtaattttgtaaattactacagactattgaagcaaactgctaattttcatttaccttaaagaattgttatgttctaaaaaatgtaataaatcatgtgaaagaacgtcactcttttctttgaagaaaatattactttgtatgaagtcactgaaattgttcaaactgtaaagatgaaaagtttgtattttctgtattggtgtttgatgctagtgtttttactctcagtgtgttctgagtgacagtgtgtgttatctcagtgagggttgtcatagtgtttggctgcactgagcgtgttttgagccatgtgttaagagttgtgttgcttggaatgagttttgcaggtgatgtgaactgtttagctcaggtgactgttggtagtgcagactgtagttagagttttgcacatgtgactccagttgtgcccactgtcatttagcaatcgaaaaaaacTGTAAGGGGATACTGCGTGATACTGGCACTTCTGACGttttctacttccccagagtcagataaactCGTGGATACCATGCTAATGTCTCTACatgcagtatgaaggaagttggaAGTAGATTCTCAAGCCAATCCttactagcattagcgcaatgactagAAGTCTACAGGTACAGTAGCATCTGTAGTCTTCCATCTGATGACACGCCTCTGCTCTAACATAGTTCATACAACGATTAGTATAGCTGTTTATCATTATTGTAAAATAGTGTTTACTCCAGTATGTCATCCTTAATGGTGTTTGGtcacaggggtgtgtgtgtgtgtgcgtgcgtgcgtgcgtgcgtgcgtgcgtgtgtgtgtgcgcgcgatgGGGAGGGAGAGCCTGGCACGATGATGTGCCTGCAAGGTTGGAGACTGTGCGTCACAGACTGTGTCCTCGGCTTCCCcatcccactcacacacacacacatacacatgcacacactctccCCACTACACACAGTCTTAGACCTCCTTATCGAAGCGTTCCACTCACTTCCCGGTAAACATCCTGAGCTGTCGGCAAGTGCCTTTGCCCCCCTTCCCCGTCCTTCaccctctccttgtttctctaCGTCTCTCTGGAGGTCTGGGTCAGACAATGCCATTGTGTTGGGCTCCAGTGTTGTCAGTGCTGTATTTgggtgtatgtatatgtgtgctcCACACAGTAACGTTACAGTAAGCTTGTTTCTGACAGTGTTCTACGCTCTGGTCCGTGTTCAGTGCTAAGTTCTTCGTctgttatttgtgtgtgtgttctgacggCATCTCTGATCTGTGTGTGAAGGTTCCCAGGAGTCGGACAGTTCTCAGACAGCTAAGAAAGACATGCTGGCAGCACTGAGGGCCAGGCAGGAGGCTCTGGAAGAGACACTCAAACAGAGACTAGAGGAACTCAAGGACATCTGTATCAGAGAGgcggtaagacacacacacacacacaaacacagacacaaacatacactacatgtacactcacacacacacatcaatgatTAATGATCAATATAATGtatttctgtccctccctctctaggaGTTGACAGGGAAGCTTCCTAAGGAGTATCCATTAGATCCAGGGGAGGAGCCTCCGACAGTCAGGAGGAAGATTGGCCCCGCCTTCAAACAGGACGAACACAAGATCAAGCCGAAAAGAGAGGTCAGAGAATACACTCAAACTGGTACTTTTGTAAATCCACATGAGAGCCAACTGTTTCCAGTGGTTCCATTCAGTTCAAGTAAATGGGAGGAGTTGTATTTGTCTCCCAGTATAGATACACTTCCTCATGAACCTGGAGTGATGTAATAGATATGGTTAAGACTTGGGGATGGAGAACTGATCCTAGATGATTGGTTGAAGCAGAAGAGTCACTGGGGCAGTGACTAAACCAGCAGTCTGGAATGTCTTAGATCTGGTTTGAAGTCATCCtcaatccctctttctccctgttcttCTATTTGTGCCGTAATATACTTTCCACTGCTACAGGGCTGACTAAAAATAGCCTGTCTGTTCCTTACCACAGGAAGTGGTtatagtgggagagaaagaaagtgtgtgcaagcgagcgtacatgtgtgtgtgtgtgtgtcttggatTGTATGCATTGAAACTGATCCAGTGGTAAAGTATTAGGAAACCGCCAGGCAAGCAGAAAGATGTCTCAGATTGTACACTAGTCAATCCTTATTACCTcagaacgaacacacacacacacacacacacacacacacacacacacacacacacacacacacacacacacacacacacacacacacacacacacacacacacacacacacacacacacacacacacacacacacacacacacacacacacacacacacacacacacacacacacacacacacagaggtcatTCTGGGATGTAGAGATTGTTAGTGAGAGGGATCCCTCTCACTAGGTAGTCTTGGGAGATGTTGACCTAACCCAAAACATCACTACTCTCTCTCCTAAGGGAAGTGTGTGCGAGTGCCTGCGTGCATGTGTGAAACAGGCCTACTGTTCTGTTTTTCTGAGGTGAGGTGAGGGTTaagggggagtgggggggtgTTCTGAGCTGAGGTGAGCTGGGGGTGTTTTAGGGGTTCTCAATGGAGATGAGACAGGACTCggaaagaaagggggaggaaggaagatAGATGATTTCCTCATTGTGTTTTTCCAGGCCTGGGAACATGCTTTAGGTTACTACTGGTGGACGTGGACGGGAGTTACTCATGTCTGAGTGTGTCAtagcctgtgtgtttgtttctctttGTGCACACagttatgtgtttgtgtgtacacgtgtgtcaCAATTCCTAACccttgcatctctctctctctctcaccaggaGGAAGAACTAGAGCGTCTAGAGAGGGAGTTTGCCATCCAATCACAGATCACGGAGGCTGCGAGGCGGTTGGCCAGCGATCCGCACGTGAGCAGTAAGAAGCTGAGGAAACAGAGGAAGACGTCGTACCTGAACGCACTGAGGAAACTCCAGGAGATAGAGAACGCCATCAACGAACACCGTGTCCGCTCTGGGAAGAAACCCACGCAACGCGCTTCGCTTATCATAGAGGGTGAGACTACACACATGCTGAGAGAATCGCTTATACGAACCACAGCGCGTAACAAACAGGGTGAGaccaggcacacatacacaacatcAAAAATTCACAtacaccatacatacacacacactcaaacacactcacacagtcacacacacacagctagaagTGCTCATAAACATTCATTTAAACACCTACCTAACCCCAACCAATGCCATAGTAAGAgtgttttcctctgttctctaCCACAGAGGCCAACATTGGCTCAGAGGACAGCTCTCTGTCTGACGCTCTGGTCCTAGACGACGGTATGtttacctctctatctctctctctctctctctctctctctctctctctctctctctctctctctctctctctctctctctctctctctctgtcactctctctctctctctctctctctctctctctctctctctctctctctgtcactctctctctctctctctctctctctctctctctctctctctctctctctctctctgccggacactctggtcctctctctctctctctctctctctctctctctctctctctctctgtctctctctctctctctgtctctctgtctctctctctctctctgtcactctctctctctctctctctctctctctctctctctctctctctctctctcgctccctctctctgccggACACTCTGGTCCTAGACGACGGTAtgtttacctccctctctctctctctacaactctctccctcttctctctctctctctctctgccggacACTCTGGTCCTAGACGatggtatgtttctctctctgtctctccctctctctctcgctctctctctccccctcactctctctctctctctgtctctctctctctctctctctctctctctctctctctctctctctgtcggacacTCTGGTCCTAGACGACgggatgtttctctctctctctccctctctctctctctctccctctctctgccggaCACTCTGGTCCTAGATGACGGTGtatttacctccctctctctctcgctctctctacaactctctccctctttctctctctctctctctgccggacACTCTGGTCCTAGACGATGGTatgtttacctctctctctctctgtctctccctctctctctctctctctccctctccctctctctctctctctctctctctctctctctctctctctctctctctctctctctctctctctctctctctctctctctctctctctctctctctctctctctctctctctctctctctctctctctctctctctctctctctgccggacACTCTGGTCCTAGACGACGGTatgtttacctctctctctatctctccctctttctctctctctctctccctctttctctctctctctctctgtcggacacTCTGGTCCtcggacatctctctctctccctctccctctccctcttctctctctctctctctctctctgccggacACTCTGGTCCTAGACGATGGTAtgtttacctccctctctctctgtctctcgctatctctctctctctctccctctttctttctctctctctctctctgtcggacacTCTGGTCCTAGACGACTGGATgtttacctctctttctctctctgttaacCTCACAGTGGAATAAATCTAAAGGTGTCATCATCAACCTTCTAATGGGGTCTAATCAGTGTTCAATCTAACCAatccctcctttcctctttctctgtctcttcagaTGACCCCCAGGTGACAGGGACCCCCACCTTCTCTCCGACAGCATCTCCACAAAAGGGCCTCCCTCCCCGGCCTCCCTCCCACAGCCGGccccctcctccccagtcccTAGAAGGCCTTAGGCACCTGCACTACTCTCGCTCCGAATACGACAAGTCCCCCATCAAACCCAAGATGTGGAGTGAGTCCTCGCTGGACGAACCCTACGAGAGGGTAAAAAAACGCTCCTCACACTCCAGGTGAGAGGTCAACTCTGTTGCCATGACGATAGCTCTATACTTGGGTCATGGGGCATGTGATAGTTGGTTTAACGATAGTAGAATGATTAGAAAATAGCAATAGTAATGTTAAGGTTTTctaagtgctctctctctccctgccagtcACAGGCGGTTCCCCAGCTCTGGTACTTGTGGGGAGGCAGGAGGCAGTAACTCTCTGCAGAGTAGCCCCATCAGGAGCCTTCCTCACTGGAGCGCCCAGTCCAGCATGCCCTCTACCCCTGACCTGAGGACCAGGACCCCTCAATATGTACACTCCACCAGGTAACCGCCAGATAACTTTGGAATAACCTTCAGACAACCGCCACACTACGGTCACCTCACTAGGTCAAAGCCACAACTATACTggaaaatctctctctctatctcccgccctccatctctccctcctttcacCAGGTCTGTGGACATCAGTCCCACCCGTCTGCAAAGCCTGGTTCAGCACTTTAGGAACCGCAGCTCCAGCCTGGAATCTCAGGGCAAGCTGTTGGCCTCCgaccccgacacacacactcacacagacaccctGGGAGCCCTGGGCAGCCCAGACTTCTTCTTGGCCCCAGGGACACGCAGCTCCAACGGCTCGGACCCGCTGGATGACTGTTCGTCCTGTACCTCCCAGAGCAGCTCAGAACACTACTACCCTGGGGGAGCGCCAGGCTCAAACCCTAACTACTCCACCCTGGGAGAGGACTCCCCCTCcaaagccaggcagagacagaggcagaggcacagGTTAGTACAGCAGAGCTGGGTGTGTCCAGGGATTTACTTTGGACTTGTTCATCAATCCTTGGAAGATCTCTGTGGCATGTTATATGTTTAATGtgtatatcctctctctctccaggtctgcAGGTCACCTTGGTTCCTCTAACTCTGGCTCCATGCCCAACCTGGCAGCCAAGAACGGTTCAGGGGGCAGTGGTACGGGGGGAGCAGGGACTGGGTCAGGGCAGCACGGGGTGTACCTCCACAGCCAGAGCCAGCCCTCGTCCCAGTACCGGATTAAAGAGTACCCCCTGTACGTAGAGGGAAGCCCCAACCCGGTGGTGGTGCGCAGCCTGGAGAGTGACCAGGAGGGCCACTACAGCGTCAAGGCCCAGTTCAAAACCTCCAGCTCCTACACAGCCGGGGGGCTCTACAAGGAGACCtgggggggtgaggaggggggagaggggagtggcAGACTCACCCCGTCCCGCTCCCAGATTGTACGGACTCCCTCACTGGggcgagaggggggaggaggggggagggcggTGGTGTCGGACGAGCTGAGGTGTTGGTACCAGCGCTCATCTGGCAGTCTAAAGGAGAGGAGTCACTGTGGCTCCAATGCGTCAGACAGCGGCTCGTTGCAAGGCACTCTGGGACACGGACGAGGCAACAGGGTGGGGATGCTCGCCAAGGGATCGCCAGGTGGGtgacaacacaccacacactcatcACCCTCAGCGGGGTCGCAACAACACAGCTTCCACTTGTGACACGACTTCCGCTTTTGGACATTAACAATGTGATATGGCCTCATAACTCCTCCACAGCCTTTTCTGGATTGGTTGAATAGTGCAGCAGAGGCCCTCTCCCgacagtttttattttattttacaccaGCTACATTAGGTTACACAGACATAGTTTATGTTCAAAGCTAAGTTTGGAGTTTTGACTGGGTTTGCTCAGGCAGTGTTAAGGATAGATGTTACATTTCCTATTATTTAcattcagattatgagactgacacgcTGCCTACTGCGCCAACAAGGCCTGTGTGTGAAGGAGAGGGGCCTCTGTTAAGGAGAGTGTGCGTAAAGTGATCCCGGAACTAAAGGAGCCTGTTTGTCACAGTGGTCACACCCCCACTTTAAGCCCCTTATCTGAGGCATAGCTGGGATTCCGCAACCCCTGACCACCGACCTTTgtctttgtgcgtgtgtgtgtgttttgtgtgtgtgtatgactgtgtgtaactgtgtataactgtgtatctctctgtatagCAGCGTCCCCTCACAGCCAGAGGAGTGTGACTCCCTCCAGTGAACAGGCTGCCACCCCCATACCCCCCAGCAGCCCACAACACATCCTCAACTGGCAGAGCGGGTACGACACTCATACACACaacctatacacacacaaactacatacacatacacacaacctatacacacacaaactacatacacatacacacaccaatacaTCATTGGCAGAGTGAGTTATAACGTGTTTGAGGATGAAGACCAGGCACTCAGGATCCTGCTCCTTTTGGGCCTTTAACCCTGGGTTAAAGGGTAAAAGTTAGAAGCTCTGGCTCCTGTATTACCATTCACAGGACATAATCTGCATCCTATCAAAGCATCTTCAGCTCTGCTTCTCTTTATACCCTCTTTATAACCTCCAACCTACACATAACATCTGCCCTTCTGCAGCACGGTACTCAGTCTAGCTACTGATCACAGGGCTGTCTTGTCTTCCTAAAGGACTTGGACTTGTTCTAACTCTCACCCTCACACTAAATACGCCAGAATGATTTGttaacttctctctttctctttcgctattctctctttttcctcctcaTTCCGTCCCTGttcatctctcaccctctctgtctgtactaacctctctgctgtctgtctgtctgtctgtctgtgtgtttcctgGTTTAGCGGTACAGCAGACAGCTCTCCTACTGAAGACGTGTGTCAGTCTCCCCCTCAGCCCAGCTCTGAAGCATAGaggtactgtctgtctgccaggacTCTGCCAGAACACAGACCTGGAAACACAACAGATAGACcagagaacaacagaacaacaatgTAGAACCATAGACCATAGAACCAAACCTGTCTGAACACGTAGAAACACACCCCATAGAATGAGTCCTGACACAAAGACATAGAAACCTGAACTAGATTAGGGACGTAGAACTAGATCCGCTTgactagatacagtgccttgcagaaGTATTCACTCCccgtggcatttttcctattttgttgcattacaacctataatttaaattgatttttatttggatttcatgtaatggaaatacacaaaatagtccaaattgttgaagtgaaatgaagaaaataacttgtttaaaaaaataaaattaaaacggAAAAGTGGTACATACATATTCAccactttgctatgaagcccctaaataagatcaaccaattaccttcagaatcacatcaatatttaaataaagtccacctgtgtgcaatataagtgtcacatgatctgtcacatgacctcagtatatatacacctgttctaaaaggccccagagtctgcaacaccactaagcaaggggcaccaccaagcaagtggcaccatgaagaccaaggagctctccaaacaggtcagggacaaagttgtggagaagaacagatcagggttgggttatacaaAAATATcccaaactttgaacatcccacagagcaccattaaatccattaaaaatggatggaaagaatatggcaacacaacaaacctgccaagagagggccgcccaccaaaactcacagaccaggcaaggagggaattaatcagagaggcaacaaagagaccaaagataaccctgaaggagctgcaaagctccacagcggagattggagtatctgtccataggaccactttaagatgttcactccacagagctggactttacagaagagtggccaacaaaaataagcaaacatgtttggtgttcgccaaaaggcatgtgggagacttcctctctggtcagatgagactaaaatgtagcttttcagccatcaaggaaaactctatgtctggcgcaaacccaacacctctcaacaCCCCCGAgaccaccatccccacagtgaagtttcccagggactgggaaactggtcagaattgaaggaatgatggatagtGCTAagtacagggaaattcttgagggaaacctgtttcagtcttccagagatttgagactgggacagaggttcaccttccagcaggacaatgacataCTACTAAAgtaacactcaagtggtttaagggaaaacatttaatgtcttggaatggcctagtcaaagcccagacctcaatccaattgagaatctgtggtatgacttaaagattgctgtacaccagcagaacccatccaacttgaaggagctggagcagttttgccttgaacaatgggcaaaaatcccagtggctagatgtgccaagattatagagacataccccaagagacttgcagctgtaattgctgcaaaagttggctctacaaagtattgaattgggggggggggtaaatagttatgcacgctcaagttttctatTTGTTTTGTATTCTTGTAtgttcacaataaaaaatatttagcatcttcaaagtggtaggcatgttgtgtaaatgaactgatacaaacccccccccaaaaaaaatatattttaattccaggttgtaaggcaacaaaataggaaaaatgccaatggGGGTGAATACTTCCGCATGCCACTGTATGTAGAAACAGAACCTGAACTAGATCAGGGGTATAGAAATAGAATCCCTTGTCTAGATTCTAAGTATTGTACCAACTGCTGAGTTGAATAGGGTCTTCCCATTATTAATCCATTCTAATAGCAGGTTTGGGAATGGTGTGTTCTATCTGCTTTGTTTCTATGGCTGTAACTGGACTGCATGTCTGCTGTGTCTGGCTGTCCCTGTTTCTGCCTGTAGCTGCTCTCTACAGTAAACCCTAATCTTCACTACTGTACCCTAATAGAAAAAAAGTCTAGGAAATGTAttatttggttccaggtagaactcttttgggttctatatagaaccctctgtggaaaaagtcatacctggaaccaaaaatgatttctcaaagggttctcctatggggacagctgaagaaccctttaggTTCTAGAAAACACATTTTTTCTAACAGTGTACTGTAGGGCTGActccatttagtcgactggtcgatcatttggtcgataggctgttggtcgactgaGATCTCTTTAGTCGAGCAGtagcaaaacatgtttttttaaatatggtCTACAGGACACCTATCTGATTCACgtctgtctgagtggactgatccattgtggaggccgtgGGGATGGCACAGTACATTACTAAGATGTGCTTCTGAAATTGTATATGGTGGTATTTATGTAAGAACAATGGTGAaacagaaataaaaataatattattttattattttgtgcTTTCTCCCACATTGAATAGTGGTCGCTGTCCGCAGTTCTGAAACACATCAGTGCACTGTTGAATTGGCGCcttttcctagaccatgttgctatgtgcataatagcaaagttaaccagcatattgaGAACAATGCAGCGAAGGCAGCAGCGGAGTTAAGAGAGGAGAAAACAGCCCTTGTCTTAATTGCCTAAGaaaatgaggagagaggaaaccccAACTTAATTAGGTCTCTAATCAACAGCCTATTAAATGTGCCTGGCTATATAAAACATCCATATGCAGtgtgttcagaaagtattcagtccccttgactttttacacattttgttatgttacatccttgttctaaaatgcattaaatagAATTCTACacataataacccataatgacaaaggaaaaacaggttttcagccatttttgctaatttatatatatttttttactgaaatgtcaaatttacataagtattcagaccttttactcagtactttgttgaagcacctttggcagtgattatagccACAAGTTTTCTTGggtacaagcttgacacacctgtatttgtggagtttctctcattcttctctgtagatcctctcaagctctgtcaggttagatggggagcatcgctgcacagttattttcaggtctctccagagatgttcgatcgggttcaagtccgggctctggctgggccactcaaggacattcccgaagtcccgaagccactcctgctttgtctaggctgtgtgcttagggtggttgtcctgttggaaggtaaacctttgccccagtctccGGTCCGgtccaggttttcatcaaggaacactctgtactttgctccgttcatctttccctctatcctgactagtctcgcagtccctgccgctgaaaaacatccccacagcatgatgctgccaccaccatgcttcaccatagggatggtgccaggtttcctcatgTGCAAGTAAAAGGCAcaggcaggctgtcatgtgccttttactgaggagtggcttccgcctggccactctaccataaaggcctgatttgtggagggctgcagagatggttgtcctcctggaaggttctcccatctccacagaggaactctggagctttgtcagagtgaccatccggttcttggtcacctccctgaccaaggcccttctcccccgattgctcagtttggccgggcgggcaGCTCTAGGGAgtgtcttgttggttccaaacttcttccatttaagaatgatagaggaccttcaaagctgcataATAAttgttatccattttagaataaggctagaAGGTAACggaatgtggaaaaggggaaggggtctgaatactttccaaatgcactgtatatttacaGAAATAAGACCGATCCTGCTTCTGTTGccagtgtgagtgtttgtttaatAACCTACTGGTTCCGTGCACACCAAGCCAATCTCACAAATGTGGCTGTTTTTAATCTTTGCTCGGCTGTAATAAAGGCcttacatattttttttaaccttaaaCCAGCCTCTGGtattatttagaatgatttaGTGTATTTTACACTTCCAAATTGTCCAACAAAATATATTCATAATAATAACCCTCCTTTTCCCTTGATttccttgttattgttattgttattattattattatttgtatgttCATCAATACAATAATAAGTAATGTCGTTATCATTAGTAGGCTTAGTATGGCAGCCTTTTATAACCACCATCGAGCTGTAGGCCTGAGAGCACATCCTGTTTAGTCTTAATCCCTTAACTAATTTAGGTCTGTATTTCAATATATAAGCTActgtatcaatcaatcattcattagttaatgtcatcacacagcatacgaGTCATTCATTATGTGAAATGCAATCAAGCTTTTTAgttttaaaatataaaataacaaaGCAACCATTGAATA
This sequence is a window from Oncorhynchus gorbuscha isolate QuinsamMale2020 ecotype Even-year linkage group LG01, OgorEven_v1.0, whole genome shotgun sequence. Protein-coding genes within it:
- the LOC124036285 gene encoding FERM domain-containing protein 4A-like isoform X8, translating into MEVVLLHLEDVLFTRQGLPWTFTSSALRHLRALHLTHTHRCVPRPLYQMTEGRRCQVHLLDDRKLELLVQPKLMAKDLLDLVASHFNLKEKEYFGISYTDETGHFSWLQLDRRVLEHEFPKKSGPIVLYFCVRFYIESISYLKDNATIELFFLNAKSCIYKELIEVDSEVVFELASYILQEAKGDFTSNDVTRSDLKKLPALPTQALKEHPSLAYCEDRVIEHYKKLNGQSRGQAIVNYMSIVESLPTYGVHYYTVKDKQGIPWWLGLSYKGIFQYDYQDKVKPRKVFQWRQLENLYFREKKFSVEVHDPRSRASVTRRTFGHSGIAVHTWYACPALIKSIWAMAISQHQFYLDRKQSKSKIHAARSLSEIAIDLTETGTLKTSKLANMGSKGKIISGSSGSLLSSGSQESDSSQTAKKDMLAALRARQEALEETLKQRLEELKDICIREAELTGKLPKEYPLDPGEEPPTVRRKIGPAFKQDEHKIKPKREEEELERLEREFAIQSQITEAARRLASDPHVSSKKLRKQRKTSYLNALRKLQEIENAINEHRVRSGKKPTQRASLIIEEANIGSEDSSLSDALVLDDDDPQVTGTPTFSPTASPQKGLPPRPPSHSRPPPPQSLEGLRHLHYSRSEYDKSPIKPKMWSESSLDEPYERVKKRSSHSSHRRFPSSGTCGEAGGSNSLQSSPIRSLPHWSAQSSMPSTPDLRTRTPQYVHSTRSVDISPTRLQSLVQHFRNRSSSLESQGKLLASDPDTHTHTDTLGALGSPDFFLAPGTRSSNGSDPLDDCSSCTSQSSSEHYYPGGAPGSNPNYSTLGEDSPSKARQRQRQRHRSAGHLGSSNSGSMPNLAAKNGSGGSGTGGAGTGSGQHGVYLHSQSQPSSQYRIKEYPLYVEGSPNPVVVRSLESDQEGHYSVKAQFKTSSSYTAGGLYKETWGGEEGGEGSGRLTPSRSQIVRTPSLGREGGGGGRAVVSDELRCWYQRSSGSLKERSHCGSNASDSGSLQGTLGHGRGNRVGMLAKGSPAASPHSQRSVTPSSEQAATPIPPSSPQHILNWQSGSFNDSCFLSSPLCSELTDVQWYGHDKAKPGTLV
- the LOC124036285 gene encoding FERM domain-containing protein 4A-like isoform X4, which translates into the protein MEVVLLHLEDVLFTRQGLPWTFTSSALRHLRALHLTHTHRCVPRPLYQMTEGRRCQVHLLDDRKLELLVQPKLMAKDLLDLVASHFNLKEKEYFGISYTDETGHFSWLQLDRRVLEHEFPKKSGPIVLYFCVRFYIESISYLKDNATIELFFLNAKSCIYKELIEVDSEVVFELASYILQEAKGDFTSNDVTRSDLKKLPALPTQALKEHPSLAYCEDRVIEHYKKLNGQSRGQAIVNYMSIVESLPTYGVHYYTVKDKQGIPWWLGLSYKGIFQYDYQDKVKPRKVFQWRQLENLYFREKKFSVEVHDPRSRASVTRRTFGHSGIAVHTWYACPALIKSIWAMAISQHQFYLDRKQSKSKIHAARSLSEIAIDLTETGTLKTSKLANMGSKGKIISGSSGSLLSSGSQESDSSQTAKKDMLAALRARQEALEETLKQRLEELKDICIREAELTGKLPKEYPLDPGEEPPTVRRKIGPAFKQDEHKIKPKREEEELERLEREFAIQSQITEAARRLASDPHVSSKKLRKQRKTSYLNALRKLQEIENAINEHRVRSGKKPTQRASLIIEGETTHMLRESLIRTTARNKQEANIGSEDSSLSDALVLDDDDPQVTGTPTFSPTASPQKGLPPRPPSHSRPPPPQSLEGLRHLHYSRSEYDKSPIKPKMWSESSLDEPYERVKKRSSHSRRFPSSGTCGEAGGSNSLQSSPIRSLPHWSAQSSMPSTPDLRTRTPQYVHSTRSVDISPTRLQSLVQHFRNRSSSLESQGKLLASDPDTHTHTDTLGALGSPDFFLAPGTRSSNGSDPLDDCSSCTSQSSSEHYYPGGAPGSNPNYSTLGEDSPSKARQRQRQRHRSAGHLGSSNSGSMPNLAAKNGSGGSGTGGAGTGSGQHGVYLHSQSQPSSQYRIKEYPLYVEGSPNPVVVRSLESDQEGHYSVKAQFKTSSSYTAGGLYKETWGGEEGGEGSGRLTPSRSQIVRTPSLGREGGGGGRAVVSDELRCWYQRSSGSLKERSHCGSNASDSGSLQGTLGHGRGNRVGMLAKGSPAASPHSQRSVTPSSEQAATPIPPSSPQHILNWQSGSFNDSCFLSSPLCSELTDVQWYGHDKAKPGTLV